The following coding sequences are from one Pseudomonas oryzae window:
- a CDS encoding endonuclease yields MRRLLVLLLALLPLTSVHAEAPRTFREAKKIAWKLYADRPVDFYCGCEYRGNRVDLDSCGYQPRKNANRAGRIEWEHVVPAWVIGHQRQCWQQGGRKNCTSNDPLFSQAEADLHNLVPAVGEVNGDRSNFGFGMLSAKPTQYGACPFVVDFKQRTAMPPEYTRGAIARIYLYMSERYQLRLSKQDRRLYDIWNRQYPVSEWERWRNQRIACVQGNANPHVGAVDLKRCERRDRQLAYN; encoded by the coding sequence ATGCGTCGCCTGCTCGTTCTCCTGCTCGCCCTCCTCCCGCTCACCAGCGTCCATGCCGAAGCCCCGCGCACCTTCCGCGAAGCGAAGAAGATCGCCTGGAAGCTGTATGCCGACCGTCCGGTGGACTTCTACTGCGGCTGCGAATACCGCGGCAACCGTGTCGATCTGGACAGCTGCGGCTACCAGCCACGCAAGAACGCCAACCGCGCCGGTCGCATCGAGTGGGAGCATGTGGTGCCGGCCTGGGTGATCGGCCATCAGCGCCAGTGCTGGCAGCAGGGCGGGCGCAAGAACTGCACCAGCAACGACCCGCTGTTCAGCCAGGCCGAGGCCGACCTGCACAACCTGGTGCCGGCGGTCGGCGAGGTCAACGGTGACCGCAGCAACTTCGGCTTCGGCATGCTCAGCGCCAAGCCCACCCAGTACGGCGCCTGTCCGTTCGTGGTCGACTTCAAGCAGCGCACCGCGATGCCGCCGGAGTACACCCGCGGCGCCATCGCACGCATCTACCTGTACATGAGCGAGCGCTACCAGCTGCGCCTGTCGAAGCAGGACCGCCGCCTGTACGACATCTGGAACCGCCAGTATCCGGTCAGCGAGTGGGAGCGCTGGCGCAACCAGCGCATCGCCTGCGTGCAGGGCAACGCCAACCCGCATGTCGGCGCGGTGGACCTCAAGCGCTGTGAGCGCCGCGACAGGCAGCTGGCCTACAACTGA
- a CDS encoding DUF2238 domain-containing protein → MRHGALHAALGLTVLAALVVSGIAPYDRATWWLEVSPVLIAAPLLLASYRRFPLTDLLYLLIALHSLVLILGGAHTYARVPAGFWVQELLELQRNPYDKLGHFMQGLVPALIAREILLRGGFVARGRMLAFLSLCVAMAISAVYELIEWWVALLAGGGAVEFLGTQGDPWDTQADMFWALLGATAGLLGLTRLQDRQIAALPRGQTQGGS, encoded by the coding sequence ATGCGACATGGAGCTCTGCACGCGGCACTGGGTCTGACGGTCCTTGCCGCCCTGGTGGTTTCCGGCATCGCCCCCTACGACCGCGCCACCTGGTGGCTGGAGGTCTCGCCGGTGCTGATCGCCGCGCCGCTGCTGCTCGCCAGCTACCGACGCTTCCCGCTGACCGACCTACTCTACCTGCTGATCGCCCTGCACAGCCTGGTGCTGATCCTCGGCGGCGCGCATACCTACGCGCGGGTGCCGGCCGGCTTCTGGGTGCAGGAGCTGCTGGAGCTGCAGCGCAACCCCTACGACAAGCTCGGTCACTTCATGCAGGGCCTGGTGCCGGCGCTGATCGCCCGCGAGATCCTCCTGCGCGGGGGCTTCGTCGCCCGCGGCAGGATGCTGGCCTTCCTCTCGCTGTGCGTGGCGATGGCCATCAGCGCGGTCTACGAGCTGATCGAATGGTGGGTGGCGCTGCTCGCCGGCGGCGGTGCTGTGGAATTCCTCGGCACCCAGGGCGATCCGTGGGACACCCAGGCCGACATGTTCTGGGCGCTGCTCGGCGCCACTGCCGGCCTGCTCGGCCTGACGCGCCTGCAGGATCGACAGATCGCCGCGTTGCCGCGGGGGCAGACGCAGGGCGGGAGCTGA
- the lipA gene encoding lipoyl synthase gives MSTVDNTTKGPAKVEAGVKLRGAEKVARIPVKIIPTEELPRKPDWIRVRIPVTPEVERIKQLLRQHKLHSVCEEASCPNLGECFSGGTATFMIMGDICTRRCPFCDVGHGRPNALDPDEPKNLALAIADLRLKYVVITSVDRDDLRDGGAQHFADCLREIRALSPSVQLETLVPDYRGRMEIALDITATEPPDVFNHNLETVPRLYKSSRPGSDFEWSLDLLQEFKKRVPGVPTKSGLMLGLGETDEEVIETMQRMREHDIDMLTLGQYLQPSRSHLPVQRFVHPDTFAWFAEEGEKMGFKNVASGPLVRSSYHADQQAHGHKIG, from the coding sequence ATGAGCACTGTGGACAACACCACCAAGGGGCCGGCCAAGGTCGAGGCCGGGGTCAAGCTGCGCGGCGCCGAGAAGGTCGCGCGCATCCCGGTGAAGATCATTCCCACCGAGGAGCTGCCGCGCAAGCCGGACTGGATCCGCGTGCGCATCCCGGTGACCCCCGAGGTCGAGCGCATCAAGCAGCTGCTGCGCCAGCACAAGCTGCACAGCGTGTGCGAGGAAGCCTCTTGCCCGAACCTCGGCGAGTGCTTCTCCGGCGGCACCGCCACCTTCATGATCATGGGCGACATCTGCACCCGCCGCTGCCCTTTCTGCGACGTCGGCCACGGCCGGCCGAACGCGCTGGACCCGGACGAGCCGAAGAACCTGGCACTGGCCATCGCCGACCTGCGCCTGAAGTACGTGGTGATCACCTCGGTGGACCGCGACGACCTGCGCGACGGCGGCGCCCAGCACTTCGCCGACTGCCTGCGCGAGATCCGCGCGCTGTCGCCCAGCGTGCAGCTGGAGACCCTGGTGCCGGACTATCGCGGGCGCATGGAGATCGCCCTCGACATCACTGCCACCGAGCCGCCGGACGTGTTCAACCACAACCTGGAAACCGTGCCGCGCCTGTACAAGTCGTCGCGCCCGGGCTCGGACTTCGAGTGGTCGCTGGATCTGCTGCAGGAGTTCAAGAAGCGCGTGCCGGGCGTGCCGACCAAGTCGGGCCTGATGCTCGGCCTCGGCGAAACCGACGAGGAAGTGATCGAGACCATGCAGCGCATGCGCGAGCACGACATCGACATGCTGACCCTCGGCCAGTACCTGCAGCCCTCGCGCAGCCACCTGCCGGTGCAGCGCTTCGTCCACCCGGACACCTTCGCCTGGTTCGCCGAGGAAGGCGAGAAGATGGGCTTCAAGAACGTCGCCTCCGGCCCGCTGGTGCGCTCGTCCTACCACGCCGACCAGCAGGCCCACGGCCACAAGATCGGCTGA
- a CDS encoding DUF493 domain-containing protein: MTDTKTATPEVQAPKIEFPCHGYPIKVIGDAGEGFADLVIDIVRRHAPDLDVTTLTMRDSSNGRFVSVQVAIRATGLEQLQAIHLDLRATGRVHMVL, encoded by the coding sequence ATGACCGATACCAAGACCGCTACTCCCGAAGTCCAGGCCCCGAAGATCGAATTCCCCTGCCATGGCTACCCGATCAAGGTGATCGGCGACGCCGGCGAAGGCTTCGCCGACCTGGTGATCGACATCGTCCGCCGCCATGCGCCGGACCTCGACGTCACCACCCTGACCATGCGCGACAGCAGCAATGGCCGCTTCGTCTCGGTGCAGGTGGCGATCCGCGCCACCGGCCTCGAGCAGCTGCAGGCGATCCACCTCGACCTGCGCGCCACCGGCCGCGTGCACATGGTGCTGTGA
- the lipB gene encoding lipoyl(octanoyl) transferase LipB gives MTALRVRELGRLPYQPAWQAMQRFTNERGPDTPDEIWLLEHEPVFTQGQAGKAEHLLMPGDIPVVQADRGGQVTYHGPGQLIAYLLLDVRRSGLGVRELVSRMEASLVALLGEYGIEAYAKPDAPGVYVGAAKIASLGLRIRHGRSFHGLALNVDMDLEPFGRINPCGYAGMAMTQLKDLAQGPIELAEVRAALVRQLVGQLGYAEYETLAGGLELT, from the coding sequence ATGACCGCCCTGCGGGTCCGCGAGCTGGGCCGGCTGCCCTACCAGCCGGCCTGGCAGGCGATGCAGCGCTTCACCAACGAGCGTGGCCCCGACACGCCGGACGAGATCTGGCTGCTCGAACACGAGCCGGTGTTCACCCAGGGCCAGGCCGGCAAGGCCGAACATCTGCTGATGCCCGGCGACATTCCGGTGGTGCAGGCCGATCGCGGCGGCCAGGTGACCTACCACGGTCCCGGCCAGCTGATCGCCTACCTGCTGCTCGACGTGCGCCGCTCGGGCCTTGGCGTGCGCGAGCTGGTCAGCCGCATGGAGGCCAGCCTGGTCGCCCTGCTCGGCGAGTACGGCATCGAGGCCTACGCCAAGCCGGACGCCCCGGGCGTCTACGTCGGCGCGGCGAAGATCGCCTCGCTCGGCCTGCGCATCCGCCACGGCCGCTCCTTCCATGGCCTGGCGCTCAACGTCGACATGGATCTGGAGCCGTTCGGCCGCATCAATCCCTGCGGTTATGCCGGCATGGCGATGACCCAACTCAAGGATCTGGCCCAAGGGCCGATCGAACTCGCCGAAGTGCGTGCCGCGCTGGTTCGCCAGCTGGTCGGCCAGCTTGGCTACGCTGAATACGAGACCCTCGCGGGAGGGCTGGAGCTGACATGA